GCAAGGGTCATATGCTCTCCACATCCATGGCTGAGTTCAAGAAAAAGCTTAGCAAGAATATAAATTTGTCAAATCTTGTTACCTATGGACTGTGCCTTAATAGTGTAACTTGGATCTATAGGAGCAGCCATAGAGCAATGAATTGGCATCAAGTAGCAGAGAGACAATCTGAAACTTTATTTGCATGTAATAGCCACTCTACTACCCTACTTGGACTACCCTAAGTATCTACTTATTGAAATGAGAAATAAGGTTCTTGTGAGGGTCATATATTGGTCATTTGAATCTGGTAGCACAAATAGAGGCTCTAGTACAGTAAATTCTGCATAGTAAAGTTGGAACCTCTTAATGAACAAAACTACATAACTTGAGCTGGGAATAGTAGTTAAAAGAAGATGACAGGCAGTGATGGAAAACTCACATGACGAACCCTGGAGAAGCGAGACCTAAGAGCTGCGGCCTCCTTTTTACAAGTGATAGTGTAAATGCTATAGGGATCAATATGCCCTTGCTCCAAATCTGCAGCTTCCATGGCCTTGCTGCATTCAGGGGACGGGTGCTCGGATGATCCAAATTCACATGTGATCCGTAAGTTGTGGTAAGTGAGATCAGATATCAACCCATGAGTCCACCAATACTCAAATAAACCCACGTAATCATGATAGTCATCAATCACAGCATTCCCCACctacataagaagaagaaactcactttgatcacaaacacaaaaacaagttttgttCAAAATGGGACTTTGGTGCTTTTTTGTTTGCTTACAATGAAGCCTTTGAAGTTGATAAATGGATTTCGCTTCTCATAAACAATTTGTGACAACTGAGGAACATAATGAcctaagaagaaaagtgaaaatgCTTAGCTAagacaaacaaaagcaaaagggCTTCCAATTGAATAGAGAACCAATGATACTAACCTGCATAGCTTTCTCCAGCAATGTAGAATTCCCTTTGCTTGTACTGTGGAAACCTCTCAAACCAATTCACAAGAAACACATACGCATCTTCAgctggaaaacaaaaatcatcagATGTTTGATCATAAATCAAATCGAAtctagggagagagagagaggggtcaAAAGGTCACAACTTTACCAGTTCTCTTGTCTCCGGCAGTGTACAAATCGGAAGTGGTATTCGAATACGAGAAACCAACACCAGCTGGAGATTCAAGAAACAGCAAATTCGCCACTGCccgcaataaaaaaaaaaaagattgttacTTTAAggtagaaacagagagatagagagagaggggagagaggTGTTACATTGGTTCCAAGAGTAAGGATTGTGGTAAAGGGTTTTGCCATCAGGATTGATTCGAAAAGGTCCGATTTCTTCAGCAGCGCCGTAAGCAAGGGAGGAGCAACCAGGGCCACCGTTGAGCCAGAGGACGAGTGGCTTAGACTCGGGGTTTAGACTCGGTGGTGACTCAGTGAGCCAGTAGAAGAGTGCTCTTCCTGCTGGCTCGTTGACGGTGATGTAACCAGAGaagtgagagaaagagacatcGTTTGGTTCACCGGGAAGGTGATAGATTCGGTCCTTTTCTTGTTCGTCTCTGCAACAAGAAGCGTAGTAAGGGAGTAGAgttaggaagaagaagaagaagaagagaaggtatCGAGCCATGGTGGGTGAAGATTTCAATGTTTTTGGTTACAGAAtcatttgtataaaataaaggTAAAAAATGTGGTTGGTGGTCCagagagagattgattgatATAGTCATGGCCGTTAATATTTGTATAGTTTCTTTACAGCATTGACTTTATTTAACTACTTCATACGATGAGATGACCTTGCCAATGCCATGTCCGTATCATCATCCGTTTTACTAGGCGTCATCCAACTTTCATGTTTGTTACacaatctttgtttttgtcctCTATTCTAAACTAAATTAGACCATAGAAATCAAATACGTGAAGTGAGAAATGGAGGAGATAGGTTTTATTTCAATAGAAGGATACAAAGACAATAGATGGATGgaaaaaaagattcataaatACAATTGGGAAGTGGGAAGATAAGTAGTCCATAAACAACAATAGTAAACATTAAACGAAGACACATTGTTCCATTATAATCCTGGTCCGGTTTGATGCCATCCGGTATAACGGATTTAATGTCATCCGGTATAACGAATTATGCACTATGCTCATCAAGATAGAGTTGGGTTTCGCGTCTGAGGTCTTCTGGGAAGCGACGAAGAAGAGATTCTTCATCCGTGCCTCTCAAATTTTTTCTTAGGGCTTTCTCGTTTTCCTTAATGCGTTTCTTGAGCTCTTCTGGTAGGTTCCTATACGTCATCCATGTTTCtatgtctctctttctttcattcATTTCGTCTGCTCTGACGGTACTTGATAGCAAGTATTTCTGTGATCACACCCTAAAGGAATCAGTTTTACgacatcaaaa
The Camelina sativa cultivar DH55 chromosome 6, Cs, whole genome shotgun sequence genome window above contains:
- the LOC104792351 gene encoding serine carboxypeptidase-like 26, encoding MARYLLFFFFFFLTLLPYYASCCRDEQEKDRIYHLPGEPNDVSFSHFSGYITVNEPAGRALFYWLTESPPSLNPESKPLVLWLNGGPGCSSLAYGAAEEIGPFRINPDGKTLYHNPYSWNQLANLLFLESPAGVGFSYSNTTSDLYTAGDKRTAEDAYVFLVNWFERFPQYKQREFYIAGESYAGHYVPQLSQIVYEKRNPFINFKGFIVGNAVIDDYHDYVGLFEYWWTHGLISDLTYHNLRITCEFGSSEHPSPECSKAMEAADLEQGHIDPYSIYTITCKKEAAALRSRFSRVRHPWMWRAYDPCTERYSGMYFNSPEVQKAMHANITGLAYPWKTCSDIVGEKWADSPLSMLPIYKELIAAGLRIWVFSGDTDSVVPITGTRYSIRALKLQPLSKWYPWNDSGQVGGWSQVYKGLTLVTIHGAGHEVPLHRPRRGFLLFQSFLDNKPLPM